In one window of Leptospira sp. WS92.C1 DNA:
- a CDS encoding SPOR domain-containing protein — translation MKEKIFYVINLDNKRILILSLFLLGLLFSFFFLGVSVGKKRGGGSAEESLTLNDIKNQEIQSSIPFSEPGQIPTEGNNTATTPTEIPAATTNSASNSNQSDSVTFKNIPPATEVVEFKKTSSTAVEKENKSAPETVSVKEPEGSKESKKIKRSDEKKSKRISKSSSDDESNGFTLQVAAFKEKEKADDLKKSISGKEKNSKATVKRSRNGYYTVRFGSASSKKEAEELVIKLPAKLRSGVIIVKD, via the coding sequence ATGAAAGAAAAAATATTTTATGTAATCAATTTGGACAATAAGAGAATTCTAATTCTCTCTTTATTTTTACTCGGCCTTTTATTCTCTTTTTTCTTTTTGGGAGTTTCGGTCGGCAAAAAACGCGGAGGCGGAAGCGCCGAAGAATCCCTAACGTTAAACGACATCAAAAATCAGGAAATTCAAAGTTCGATTCCCTTTTCCGAACCGGGTCAAATTCCTACCGAAGGAAATAACACGGCTACAACACCGACGGAAATCCCCGCTGCAACAACCAATTCCGCGTCCAATTCCAATCAATCCGATTCGGTAACATTTAAAAATATTCCTCCCGCTACCGAAGTTGTAGAATTTAAGAAAACTTCTTCCACTGCCGTTGAAAAAGAAAACAAATCCGCACCGGAGACGGTCTCCGTAAAAGAGCCGGAAGGTTCCAAAGAATCAAAAAAAATAAAAAGATCGGACGAAAAAAAATCAAAACGAATTTCCAAATCTTCTTCTGACGATGAATCCAACGGTTTTACGTTGCAAGTCGCCGCTTTTAAAGAAAAAGAAAAAGCGGACGATTTAAAAAAATCAATTTCCGGAAAAGAGAAAAACTCAAAAGCAACCGTCAAAAGATCAAGAAACGGATATTATACGGTACGATTTGGCTCCGCTTCATCTAAAAAAGAAGCGGAAGAACTTGTGATCAAACTTCCGGCAAAATTGAGATCCGGAGTCATCATAGTCAAGGATTGA